Proteins from one Cryptomeria japonica chromosome 4, Sugi_1.0, whole genome shotgun sequence genomic window:
- the LOC131047690 gene encoding chitinase 6, with protein MESERKAVLVSVLAVGIAVLVGSVSAQNCGCSSNLCCSKWGYCGTGDDYCGTGCKEGPCSTSPTPSTPTTGGAVSSIISKDFFDAILNAADSSCAGKSFYTYDGFIQAANAYSGFGTTGSSDDAKRELAAFFAHVTHETGSFCYIEEINGASKDYCDETNTQYPCVADKGYFGRGPIQLSWNFNYGPAGKDIGFDGLNEPEKVAQDATISFKTAVWFWMKQSNCHSAITSGQGFGATIQAVNGDVECNGRKPDIVNTRINYYKNYCQKLGVDPGSNLSC; from the exons ATGGAGAGTGAAAGAAAAGCAGTATTAGTGTCGGTTTTGGCAGTAGGGATTGCTGTATTGGTTGGGAGTGTTTCTGCACAGAATTGTGGGTGTTCGAGCAATTTGTGCTGCAGCAAGTGGGGATACTGCGGCACTGGAGATGATTACTGCGGCACTGGCTGCAAAGAAGGGCCATGTTCCACCTCCCCCACTCCCTCCACTCCCACCACTGGCGGTGCTGTCTCCTCCATCATCAGCAAGGATTTCTTTGACGCCATTCTCAACGCTGCAGACAGCTCCTGTGCTGGAAAGAGCTTCTACACATACGATGGCTTCATCCAGGCTGCCAACGCCTACTCTGGTTTCGGCACCACTGGATCTTCTGACGACGCCAAGAGAGAACTCGCTGCCTTCTTCGCCCATGTCACCCACGAGACTGGAT CTTTCTGTTACATTGAAGAGATCAATGGAGCATCCAAAGATTACTGCGATGAAACCAACACTCAGTATCCATGTGTTGCAGACAAAGGCTACTTCGGCCGGGGACCCATCCAGCTATCGTG gaacttcaactatgGTCCAGCAGGAAAGGACATTGGGTTCGACGGGTTGAATGAGCCGGAGAAGGTAGCGCAAGACGCCACCATTTCGTTCAAGACAGCAGTGTGGTTTTGGATGAAACAGAGCAACTGCCACAGCGCAATCACCTCTGGACAGGGATTCGGTGCCACAATCCAAGCTGTCAATGGCGATGTTGAATGTAACGGTCGTAAACCAGACATCGTGAACACGCGTATAAATTACTACAAAAACTACTGCCAGAAGTTGGGAGTAGATCCAGGCTCCAACCTCTCCTGCTAA